TTCTTGCCAGAACCATAGCGCTGACTCACCATGAGAAGTGGGACGGCAAAGGTTATCCGTACGGCATCTCCGGTGAGGCTATACCCGTAGAGGGGCGTATTGTTGCAGTTTGTGATGTGTTCGATGCACTGACTTCAAAACGTCCTTACAAGAAAGCATGGAGCGTGGAGGATGCAGTTGCAGAAATAAAAAAGAACTCCGGTTTATGCTTTGATTCCGCGCTGGTTGAGGTTTTTGTTGAACATCTGGATGAGATTTTAAAAATCAAAGAAAGCTACGAGGATGTCTAATCCAGCAATCTGCCGTCTTCCATGTGGTAAATTTTTTGGGTTTTTTTAGCGAAGGACTCGTTGTGGGTAACGATTATGAAAGTTGTTCCTTTGTTTTGATTCATCTTAAGCATTATCTCAATAAGGTGCTCGCCTGTTTTAGTGTCAAGGTTACCGGTGGGTTCATCGGCAAGGACTACAAGTGGGTCAAGGATAAGTGCGCGTGCTACCGCCACTCTTTGCTGTTCGCCGCCGGAGAGTTCTGCCGGACGGTGAGTTATGCGCTCTTTAAGCCCAAGCTCGGTAAGCAGTGCGGCTGCCTTCTCTGTCACCTCCTCACGGTTTGCTCCTGAAATAAGTGCCGGCATCATCGTGTTTTCAAGAGTGTTAAATTCCTGCAAGAGATTATGAAACTGAAATATGAATCCTATCGTTTTATTTCTAAATGCAGCCAGTTTCTTGTCATCCAATGAAAACACATCCTGACCATTAAAGCTAACTGTGCCGGAGGTTGGTCTGTCCAGTGTGCCCATGACATGAAGCAGGGTGCTTTTCCCGGCCCCTGAGGCTCCCATTATGGAAATCAGCTGTCTGTCCCCTATTTCCATGTTTATCCCTTTTAAAACCTCAAGGACACCAGCATCGGTTTTAAACGATTTACTGAGGTCAGATATTATAACCATGCTTTTTCTCATCTACTGGATTTTGATGGTGTCGTTTGTGGGTTTTAGCTGGAGTTATATTGTCGTCTTTATCTGTGGTGTTGTCTTTAATTTCCTCTTTGACGGCTGTTTTTTTATTGATGATGGATTTTATCTTATTATAGGAGCGTATGACGATTCCTTTTAAAAACCCGTCTGATTTTTTTACAACATCGGCCTTTTCAGCGGCCTTTTCCGATAGTTCTTTAATTGCTTTGCCGGTACGTTCCGTCTCCTTACCAAACCACCGGAACTGCTCACCGCCTGAAACATATGATATAACATAAAACCCAATTACCGAAAAAATCGCTAAATATATAATCCGTTTTATAAGCTTAAACATACCAGTTCTGCTTTAATTACAATATCCACTTGTCAAGTTTAACATATCAGAGAGTACTCTGCAAAGCTAATCGCATATTCTCTTAAAATATCCCATCTTCACATACATCAAAACGGTGTGTTAAACTAAGAAAGATGATAAAGTCCTTTGCCGATCAGGTATAGAGACGGGGATACCTATGATGTTGGGATAGTGGATTATCACTAAGGAGGATTTTATGTACGACCTAAAAAGACAGCCGACTCATCTGGGGGTTATACTCAGAGATGAGTTCATTTCTCCACTAGGCCTAACTCAGGCAGAGGTTGCAAAGAGTCTTAAGACCACATCTGTTGCATTGAATGAGATAATTCATGGTAAGCGAAATGTCTCTGCTGATATGGCGCTTAGACTTGCACGGTTTTTTGACACATCAGAGGAGATCTGGCTGAATCTTCAGGACCAGTACGACCTGTATAAGGCCCGGGAAAGAAACAAGGATTTGATTAGTGAAATTAAACCGTATAGAGAAACGGCAAAGACATAACGGTACTCTTTTATTTTGGCACTACAGACCTTGAATAGATATGTTGTATAATATGATTTTGGGAGGTATATGGAACAAAAAATAATTGATGTTATAGATAGATTTAAATCTCTCTTATCAGATAAAATATCAGTTTCTGATATCGTTGTGTACGGTTCACGAGTTAGGGGAGATTCATCTGAACATTCTGATCTGGATGTATTGGTTGTTGTGGACATATCAAATCATTATATAGACAACATAATAAGCGACTGTGCATGGGAAGCCGGGTTTCCTGATGATATTGTTGTGGTTCCTATAGTTGTTACCGTTGGTGCATTGAAAGAAAGTCCTATACGGGAATCTTCATTTATTAAGGCGGTGTATAGAGAAGGCATTTTAGTTTGAACGATAAAATTGGATGATGTGTTATAACAAAGGAAAAAGTTAGTATTGCTATTTTAACTATTTAAACCTGAGCGGCTCTATGGGGTCAAGCTTTGCCGCCTGATATGCCGGATATATTGTTGATAAAAAACTAATTGTTAAAGCTGATACTGAGACCAGTACAAAATCTGATAGTTTCCACTTAACCGGCAGATGGCTGAGATAATACACATCTGGCGGGAGTTTTATGAGCTGATAGGAATCTAAGAGATAACAAGTTATCGCTCCTCCGGTTACTCCAATCAGTGTGCCGGTTAAACCTACAAGAAACCCCTGAATCATAAAAATTGCCATGATGCCGGAGTTGGTTGCTCCCATAGCTTTAAGAATTGAGATTTCACGCTCCTTTTCCATAACATTCATTATAAGAGTGGAGATGATATTAAAGGCCGCTACAATCACTATCAAGGTCAATATGATAAACATGGCAAATTTCTCAAGCTTTAGCGCTGAAAAAAGATTTCTGTTCATCTGCATCCAATCCCTTGCCCTGTAGGGAAACCCAAGCGCTGTGTTAAGCGTCTCTCTGACCTCAGAAGCCTTGTAGATGTCGTCAAGTTTAACCTGAACACCGTTTGCCGTGTCCCCTAATCCAAAGAACTTCTGAGCTGCTGCCATGTTTGTTATAGCAAGGCTTGAGTCATATTCATACATCCCGATTTCAAACACAGCCACAACCTTAAATTTTTTGGCCTTTGGGATCATACCCAGTGGACCTATCTCACCTACCGGAGAGATAATATTTACATAGTCTCCGTCTGTGACGCCAAGACCTCCGGCAAGCTCTGTGCCTATCACAATGCCGTCTTCTGTTTTGCCGAGCTCATCAAGTGAGCCGTTTTTAATGTACT
This region of Nitrospirota bacterium genomic DNA includes:
- a CDS encoding ABC transporter ATP-binding protein, which codes for MVIISDLSKSFKTDAGVLEVLKGINMEIGDRQLISIMGASGAGKSTLLHVMGTLDRPTSGTVSFNGQDVFSLDDKKLAAFRNKTIGFIFQFHNLLQEFNTLENTMMPALISGANREEVTEKAAALLTELGLKERITHRPAELSGGEQQRVAVARALILDPLVVLADEPTGNLDTKTGEHLIEIMLKMNQNKGTTFIIVTHNESFAKKTQKIYHMEDGRLLD
- a CDS encoding HigA family addiction module antidote protein; this translates as MYDLKRQPTHLGVILRDEFISPLGLTQAEVAKSLKTTSVALNEIIHGKRNVSADMALRLARFFDTSEEIWLNLQDQYDLYKARERNKDLISEIKPYRETAKT
- a CDS encoding nucleotidyltransferase domain-containing protein produces the protein MEQKIIDVIDRFKSLLSDKISVSDIVVYGSRVRGDSSEHSDLDVLVVVDISNHYIDNIISDCAWEAGFPDDIVVVPIVVTVGALKESPIRESSFIKAVYREGILV
- a CDS encoding lipoprotein-releasing ABC transporter permease subunit, which produces MKLPYFFAIALRYLKSKKKHKSISFNTVISTGGVALGVMALIIVLSVMSGFHEDLQRKILGVNTHLLVLSHEGTIPMYEELAAKIQKFPHVEATAPFVLGQVMVSQGKRAQGVYLRGVIPELEKNVTDLKKYIKNGSLDELGKTEDGIVIGTELAGGLGVTDGDYVNIISPVGEIGPLGMIPKAKKFKVVAVFEIGMYEYDSSLAITNMAAAQKFFGLGDTANGVQVKLDDIYKASEVRETLNTALGFPYRARDWMQMNRNLFSALKLEKFAMFIILTLIVIVAAFNIISTLIMNVMEKEREISILKAMGATNSGIMAIFMIQGFLVGLTGTLIGVTGGAITCYLLDSYQLIKLPPDVYYLSHLPVKWKLSDFVLVSVSALTISFLSTIYPAYQAAKLDPIEPLRFK